In the Tribolium castaneum strain GA2 chromosome 1, icTriCast1.1, whole genome shotgun sequence genome, one interval contains:
- the LOC663724 gene encoding putative leucine-rich repeat-containing protein DDB_G0290503, whose protein sequence is MSVFQDNSLNVDNPQSREEDEELEEQRRRQEELADLLADGIHAFNYDDSTMNSSVTSVEANEPNYQGSLRNKSEFKYEGSGKSFLNDVTDSTIEQCYKDASQQEQLKILYDVRVREINRLQKDFEKYKEEKAKEIGVLKNKSTLAEAEIRHLQISLSNSESLLVEKNEIINKLKEDLALKESNIDNFKKILEEQNLEICTYKSMVNELQLKLADNNPFSTGTRKSNSEELQKAHQDQIISLETLYQEQSKKAQILEKEKTRLEEDLKKLMKSKTEVEEENNMAIMALSKKLQSAQQQCKDLFVLGEAIKKESDHFKERMQQMEANKFDMADVFQTKKMDKETMVVHMEKLKRMLLDKDIEINTLKAKLKFYDSDLSELFEYRQILSKMYSCEVKPCSDSEHEELIIFMQRQLQSYQQAVEDRNNQIMNLNSVNKELQEKIEEMIQQTRSDIQSLSQKYSLPQLETMSNELKNAEVTINSLKQQLLENEQTHKCVQEELKRAEEDKQKLLAQLDEFRKITDENDKVKTQIQKICLKLGLSETDLLESDVDVHEVNSVKSKYGQVHEQLQHILAHLEATSPRRTNFGIIHKMKKDVQNFLNSFHVDKLEAKQIREKLELWDNMLSDFIESFTHGVKNSELKDTVDDLTNAKTMLEGEKFALDYELRRCTNEIAEMKKEIAALTENRNNLLKESVDNGHTIQKLKDEILNYKKCIKVMEQNKLEIEKQLENTQKQLNDAKQETIDLQKTVNGVNEDVVRKKLFKELSDVESGLEQDKRNSDIVTSDVFQKCLQAQLLKTELLLRDRLQEENSKKMEKIEEEYKKVIQQRSDLYHKEKEKWKIQEANYRKQFAAVLEECGRKMETLEKENIELAKRLHILIQECKTYKSSNIAVLDKYNKLATNHKKAFEDLNKRWASLLEAYMYNATKIEKQTNKNVKNVLKKMVLNDREIQLIENIYKEKMKKIVAERHSKS, encoded by the exons ATGAGTGTCTTTCAAGACAATTCGTTAAATGTTGATAACCCCCAAAGCCGGGAGGAGGATGAAGAGCTCGAAGAACAGCGACGACGTCAAGAAGAA TTAGCTGATTTATTAGCAGATGGGATTCACGCTTTTAATTATGACGACAGTACGATGAATTCATCGGTAACATCAGTAGAAGCAAATGAGCCAAATTATCAAGGGTCATTACGGAACAAAAGTGAATTTAAGTACGAAGGAAGtggaaaaagttttttaaacgatgTTACGGACTCAACTATTGAACAGTGTTATAAGGACGCCAGTCAGCAGGAGCAGCTGAAGATTTTATACGATGTTAGAGTCAGGGAAATTAATCGCCTTCAAAaagatttcgaaaaatacaagGAAGAGAAAGCAAAGGAAATTGGAGTactaaaaaacaaatcgaCTCTTGCAGAGGCGGAAATCCGTCACTTACAAATCTCGCTAAGCAATTCTGAAAGCTTATTAG ttgaaaaaaacgaaattatcAACAAGTTAAAGGAAGATTTGGCCTTGAAAGAGTCGAATATcgacaactttaaaaaaattctagaagaa caaaacctAGAAATATGCACATACAAGTCTATGGTCAACGAGTTGCAATTGAAGTTGGCTGATAATAACCCCTTTAGTACAGGGACACGCAAATCAAATTCTGAGGAATTACAAAAAGCTCACCAGGATCAGATCATCAGTCTGGAAACTTTGTATCAGGAACAATCAAAAAAAGCTCAAATTTTG GAAAAGGAGAAAACACGTTTGGAGGaagatttgaaaaagttaatgAAGAGCAAAACAGAAGTGGAGGAGGAAAATAACATGGCCATTATGGCGTTATCCAAAAAACTGCAAAGTGCGCAACAACAATGTAAAGATTTGTTTGTCCTGGGCGaagctataaaaaaagaaagtgatCATTTTAAAG AGAGAATGCAACAAATGGAAGCCAATAAATTTGATATGGCGGATGTCtttcaaaccaaaaaaatg GACAAAGAAACAATGGTTGTTCatatggaaaaattaaaacgaatgTTGTTagacaaagacattgaaataAATACGCTGAAAGCTAAATTGAA ATTTTATGACTCTGACCTAAGCGAATTATTTGAATACAGGCAGATCTTAAGCAAAATGTATTCATGTGAGGTTAAACCATGCA GTGACAGTGAACATgaagaactgataattttcatgcaaaggCAACTACAGAGTTACCAACAAGCTGTTGAAGATCGTAATAATCAAATAATGAACCTGAATTCGGTAAACAAGGAACTGCAGGAAAAGATTGAGGAAATGATACAGCAAACAAGAAGTGACATTCAAAGCTTGTCGCAGAAATACAGCCTGCCTCAGCTGGAAACAATGagcaacgaattaaaaaatgcagaagTTACAATCAAcagtttaaaacaacaattactGGAAAATGAGCAAACCCATAAATGTGTACAAGAAGAGTTGAAGAGAGCCGAAgaagataaacaaaaactgttGGCTCAGTTAGATGAGTTCAGGAAAATAACTGACGAGAACGACAAAGTCAAGACCCAGATTCAGAAAATTTGTCTCAAGCTGGGACTTTCCGAAACCGATTTACTCGAGTCTGACGTTGATGTTCACGAAGTTAATTCAGTAAAGTCCAAATATGGGCAAGTTCACGAACAGTTGCAGCACATTCTTGCCCATCTGGAAGCCACAAGTCCCAGAAGGAcaaattttggaattattcacaAGATGAAGAAAGACGTGCAAAATTTTCTCAATTCGTTCCACGTCGATAAACTCGAAGCTAAACAAATCCGAGAAAAACTGGAACTTTGGGACAACATGTTGAGCGATTTTATTGAGAGTTTCACACACGGTGTGAAAAATTCCGAATTGAAAGACACTGTTGATGACCTTACAAACGCCAAAACTATGTTAGAGGGTGAAAAATTTGCCCTAGACTATGAGCTGAGGCGCTGCACTAATGAAATTGCCGAAATGAAAAAGGAAATTGCTGCTTTGACTGAAAACAGGAACAATTTGTTGAAAGAATCGGTAGATAATGGGCACActattcaaaaattgaaagacGAAATTctcaattataaaaaatgtattaaagtgatggaacaaaataaattagagaTTGAAAAACAACTGGAAAACACTCAGAAGCAGCTGAATGATGCAAAACAGGAGACCATAGACTTGCAAAAGACAGTCAATGGAGTAAATGAAGATGTGGTGCGGAAAAAGTTATTCAAAGAGTTGTCAGACGTTGAAAGTGGTTTGGAACAAGATAAAAGAAACAGCGATA TTGTGACCAGCGACgtgtttcaaaaatgtttgcaaGCACAGCTcttgaaaaccgaattgttGTTGCGTGATCGGTTGCAAGAAGAAAATTCaaagaaaatggaaaaaatcgaAGAGGAATACAAGAAAGTCATTCAACAGCGGTCCGATTTGTATCACAAGGAGAAGGAAAAGTGGAAGATTCAGGAAGCAAATTATCGCAAACAGTTTGCTGCAGTTTTGGAGGAATGTGGGCGTAAGATGGAAACTTTAGAAAAGGAAAACATTGAGTTAGCCAAGCGCTTGCACATCCTCATCCAGGAGTGCAAAACGTATAAAAGTAGCAACATCGCGGTTCTGGACAAGTATAACAAACTGGCCACGAACCATAAAAAAGCTTTTGAG GATTTAAACAAGCGATGGGCGTCCCTTTTGGAAGCGTATATGTATAatgcaacaaaaattgaaaagcaGACCAACAAGAACGTGAAAAATGTCctgaaaaaaatggttttaaatGACCGAGAG ATTCaattaatagaaaatatttataaggaAAAGATGAAGAAAATAGTTGCTGAGAGGCATAGCAAATCCTGA
- the LOC663699 gene encoding mpv17-like protein 2 — protein MSTCFNLVKTVKTRVISKFGSFVSTSFSDKYLLCTNVALSGTLSGLGDILEQNYEMLTDDLDNWNRTRTRNMSICGISIGVICHYWYNYLDRKLPGYTVGTVCKKIIVDQIVCSPVCIATLFVTCAILERKSTKEVVKEIQEKAWILYAAEWAVWPAAQFINFYFLPTKFRVLYDNTISVGYDIYTSYVKHKKSDSENS, from the coding sequence ATGAGTACATGTTTCAATTTGGTAAAAACTGTGAAAACAAGAGTAATTTCCAAGTTTGGCAGCTTCGTCAGTACGAGTTTTAGCGACAAATACCTTCTGTGCACAAATGTTGCCCTGTCAGGAACGTTATCTGGGCTGGGGGACATCCTTGAACAAAATTACGAAATGCTAACAGACGACCTGGACAATTGGAACAGAACAAGAACTCGGAACATGTCAATTTGTGGAATTTCAATTGGGGTGATCTGTCATTATTGGTACAATTACCTAGACCGTAAATTACCAGGCTACACAGTTGGCACCGTATGTAAGAAGATCATTGTTGATCAGATTGTCTGCTCTCCTGTGTGCATTGCTACGCTGTTTGTGACTTGTGCAATTTTGGAACGCAAATCGACGAAGGAAGTGGTGAAAGAAATCCAGGAAAAGGCGTGGATTTTATATGCAGCTGAATGGGCTGTATGGCCTGCTGCCCAGtttataaacttttattttctacCAACTAAGTTTAGGGTGTTGTATGACAATACCATTTCTGTAGGATATGATATTTACACTTCTtatgtaaaacataaaaaatcagaCAGTGAAAACAGTTGA